The segment CGCGCCAGCTGTTGCAGCGCACGCTTCAGATCGGCCAGGGCTAAACCGGAGTTCGCACATGACGCAGATCTCACCCGACATGCTGGATCGCCTGGGCCTGTCTCGCCAGCAGAAGGACGAGGGGCCCGCGGATCGCCTGGGGCAGTCCGACTTCCTCAAGCTGATGACGACCCAGCTGCAGAACCAGGATCCTTTTGAACCGATGGAGAACGGCGAATTCATCGGCCAGATGGCGCAGTTCTCGACGGTGACGGGCATCGAGGAACTGTCGAAGTCGTTCGAAAAGCTGGCGCAGTCGATGGGGCAGAGTCAGACCCTGCAGGCGGCGTCCCTGGTCGGGAAGGACGTCTTGGTCCCGACGGACTTCAGCGAGCTCGGGACGGATGGAATGGTGCGTGGGGCGGTGGAGCTGGATCAGTCGACCGGCCAGTTGCAGGTCGAGGTGTACAGCCCGACGGGCGAACGCATCCGCAGCATGAATCTTGGCTCGGCCAGTGAGGGCCTGCAGGAATTCACCTGGGATGGCATGCGCGACGACGGGACCCCGGCAGCGCCGGGCGTTTACGAGTTCCGCGCATCGGCCCAGAGCGGTTCCAGTAGTGAATCAGTAGATGTCTTCCTCGACGCCCGCGTCGAGAGCGTTTCGGTAGGCGACGATTCCAGCCTGGGCCTGATGGTCCGTGGCCTGGGCGAGATCAATTTCTCGGATGTCCGGCGCATCAGCAGCTGACGGACTCTAACGGAGGTAGACCAGTATGCCCTTCAATATCGGATTGAGCGGACTGAACTCGGCGCAGGCCGATCTGCAGACCACCGGCAACAACGTCTCGAATGCCGGCACGACCGGTTTCAAGCGCTCGCGCGCCGAGTTCGGTGATGTCTTTGCGCAGAGTTTTGGTGGCGTCAGCCAGACCGCGACTGGGGGTGGTTCGCGTCTCATGGCGGTGACACAGCAGTTCTCGCAGGGACGCACGGAGTTCACCGAGAACGGTCTCGACCTCGCGATTGATGGCGAGGGCTTTTTCGTGATGAACGATGGTGGCAATCGTGTCTATACGCGCGCTGGCGAGTTTCAGGTAAACCGCGACGGCAACCTGGTGAACAACCAGGGTCAGCAGCTGCAGGGCTATCCGCCAATCAACCCGGGCAGCACGGATACCGATTTCAATACCGGACAGCTTGGGGATTTGCGTCTGCAGACAGGGGCCTCCGCGCCGCAGGCCACCAGCGACATTGAGGCCCTGGTCAATCTCCAGTCGGATGCTCCAATCCTGGATCCGGGCGAGTTCGAGTTCGATGATCCGGACAGCTACAACTACTCGACGTCCCTGACGGTGTATGACTCGCTGGGGACGTCCCGCGATGCGCGCATCTACTTCGTGAAGAGCGACGAACGAGAGTGGACGGCCTTCATGAGCGTTGACGGCGAGCCGATCAACGAGGAAGAAGGCTTCGAACTCTCTTTTGATGCCAGTGGCCAGCTGGATGGCAACACGGAATTCCCGTTCTCCACGGACGATTTTACCAACGGGGCC is part of the Thioalkalivibrio sp. K90mix genome and harbors:
- a CDS encoding flagellar hook assembly protein FlgD, translated to MTQISPDMLDRLGLSRQQKDEGPADRLGQSDFLKLMTTQLQNQDPFEPMENGEFIGQMAQFSTVTGIEELSKSFEKLAQSMGQSQTLQAASLVGKDVLVPTDFSELGTDGMVRGAVELDQSTGQLQVEVYSPTGERIRSMNLGSASEGLQEFTWDGMRDDGTPAAPGVYEFRASAQSGSSSESVDVFLDARVESVSVGDDSSLGLMVRGLGEINFSDVRRISS
- the flgE gene encoding flagellar hook protein FlgE, which gives rise to MPFNIGLSGLNSAQADLQTTGNNVSNAGTTGFKRSRAEFGDVFAQSFGGVSQTATGGGSRLMAVTQQFSQGRTEFTENGLDLAIDGEGFFVMNDGGNRVYTRAGEFQVNRDGNLVNNQGQQLQGYPPINPGSTDTDFNTGQLGDLRLQTGASAPQATSDIEALVNLQSDAPILDPGEFEFDDPDSYNYSTSLTVYDSLGTSRDARIYFVKSDEREWTAFMSVDGEPINEEEGFELSFDASGQLDGNTEFPFSTDDFTNGAEGLDGTIDFAGTTQFGGDFAVNDLGQDGFASGRLTGVDIDSSGVVFARFTNGQSSVLGQVALANFTNPQGLEQLGNNNWAETFAAGDPVFASPGTGNLGEIQAGALEASNVDIAQELVNLITAQRNFQANAQTISTADQVTQTIINIR